From the Ictalurus furcatus strain D&B chromosome 19, Billie_1.0, whole genome shotgun sequence genome, one window contains:
- the podxl gene encoding podocalyxin isoform X3, producing MCTKMQILWTILVLGSLLQGAYAESTNSTSPTVTNPSEIPSSSTLSETPTSQTDSVRIITGPTTSQQSSSQPITQPSVTSITTPLTTAITSTVEKSQMETVARDSTNSATITLIPSTNAPVSGTQSTAITTAPGSQGTPNTLFTNATTATPTVNGEGSSQPHNSGTPQTSAPVQVTIPTSTPPPTQTATPETPSNLTIATTSETPSKPATTSETPSNLTIATTSETPSKPATTSETPSNLTIATTSETPSKPATTSETPSKPTSATTSETPSKPTSATTPETPSKPATTPETPSKPATTPETSSKPATTPETPSKPATPPATPIKPTAATPPAKSLKPTTPPPPKPPTATPQATTPKSTIATPSKPTTATTPKTFKKTVVANSTGSEDNQRILIAILASCGALALILVAFAAYCSYHRLSYRKNQQHLTEEMHTVENGYHDNPTLEVMEVQPEMQEKKLALNGDFNDSWIVPFDNLAKDDIPDEEDTHL from the exons GTTCTCTCCTCCAAGGTGCATATGCTGAATCCACCAACAGTACCAGCCCAACAGTAACGAACCCATCAGAGATTCCATCATCATCTACACTATCTGAAACACCAACATCCCAAACAGATTCTGTTAGAATCATTACAGGACCAACCACTAGTCAACAATCATCCTCCCAACCCATCACACAGCCGAGTGTGACCAGCATCACCACACCATTGACTACAGCAATTACAAGTACTGTTGAAAAAAGCCAAATGGAGACGGTTGCTAGAGACAGTACTAACTCTGCCACCATTACTCTCATTCCCAGTACCAATGCCCCTGTTTCAGGAACTCAGAGCACCGCTATTACCACTGCTCCAGGATCTCAGGGAACCCCTAACACACTTTTTACAAACGCTACAACAG CTACACCTACTGTAAATGGAGAAGGATCCTCCCAGCCCCATAATTCAGGAACACCCCAAACTTCAGCACCAGTTCAAGTAACAATAccaacatcaacaccaccaccaacacaaACAGCAACACCAGAAACACCATCAAACCTAACAATAGCAACAACATCAGAAACACCATCAAAACCAGCAACAACATCAGAAACACCATCAAACCTAACAATAGCAACAACATCAGAAACACCATCAAAACCAGCAACAACATCAGAAACACCATCAAACCTAACAATAGCAACAACATCAGAAACACCATCAAAACCAGCAACAACATCAGAAACACCATCAAAACCAACATCAGCAACAACATCAGAAACACCATCAAAACCAACATCAGCAACAACACCAGAAACACCATCAAAACCAGCAACAACACCAGAAACACCATCAAAACCAGCAACAACACCAGAAACATCATCAAAACCAGCAACAACACCAGAAACACCATCAAAACCAGCAACACCACCGGCAACACCAATAAAACCAACAGCAGCAACACCACCGGCAAAATCATTAAaaccaacaacaccaccaccaccaaaaccACCAACAGCAACACCACAAGCAACAACACCAAAATCAACAATAGCAACACCATCAAaaccaacaacagcaacaacaccaAAGACATTCAAG AAGACTGTAGTTGCCAACAGCACTGGG TCTGAAGATAACCAAAGGATACTGATAGCCATTCTGGCTTCGTGTGGTGCGCTGGCACTCATCCTTGTTGCGTTTGCAGCGTATTGCAGCTACCATCGATTATCCTACAGGAAGAACCAg CAACACCTGACTGAAGAGATGCACACGGTGGAGAACGGCTACCACGACAACCCCACGCTGGAGGTGATGGAGGTGCAGCCAGAGATGCAGGAGAAGAAGCTGGCACTGAATGGAGATTTTAACGACAGCTGGATTGTGCCCTTTGACAACCTCGCCAAAGACGACATACCTGATGAGGAGGACACACACCTGTAA
- the podxl gene encoding podocalyxin isoform X2: MCTKMQILWTILVLGSLLQGAYAESTNSTSPTVTNPSEIPSSSTLSETPTSQTDSVRIITGPTTSQQSSSQPITQPSVTSITTPLTTAITSTVEKSQMETVARDSTNSATITLIPSTNAPVSGTQSTAITTAPGSQGTPNTLFTNATTATPTVNGEGSSQPHNSGTPQTSAPVQVTIPTSTPPPTQTATPETPSNLTIATTSETPSKPATTSETPSNLTIATTSETPSKPATTSETPSNLTIATTSETPSKPATTSETPSKPTSATTSETPSKPTSATTPETPSKPATTPETPSKPATTPETSSKPATTPETPSKPATPPATPIKPTAATPPAKSLKPTTPPPPKPPTATPQATTPKSTIATPSKPTTATTPKTFKTVVANSTGNYHERICSKLMEIFNATIKCNMAGHETAGGYKYESVVINVVDPSLETNGSMDFMSEDNQRILIAILASCGALALILVAFAAYCSYHRLSYRKNQQHLTEEMHTVENGYHDNPTLEVMEVQPEMQEKKLALNGDFNDSWIVPFDNLAKDDIPDEEDTHL; encoded by the exons GTTCTCTCCTCCAAGGTGCATATGCTGAATCCACCAACAGTACCAGCCCAACAGTAACGAACCCATCAGAGATTCCATCATCATCTACACTATCTGAAACACCAACATCCCAAACAGATTCTGTTAGAATCATTACAGGACCAACCACTAGTCAACAATCATCCTCCCAACCCATCACACAGCCGAGTGTGACCAGCATCACCACACCATTGACTACAGCAATTACAAGTACTGTTGAAAAAAGCCAAATGGAGACGGTTGCTAGAGACAGTACTAACTCTGCCACCATTACTCTCATTCCCAGTACCAATGCCCCTGTTTCAGGAACTCAGAGCACCGCTATTACCACTGCTCCAGGATCTCAGGGAACCCCTAACACACTTTTTACAAACGCTACAACAG CTACACCTACTGTAAATGGAGAAGGATCCTCCCAGCCCCATAATTCAGGAACACCCCAAACTTCAGCACCAGTTCAAGTAACAATAccaacatcaacaccaccaccaacacaaACAGCAACACCAGAAACACCATCAAACCTAACAATAGCAACAACATCAGAAACACCATCAAAACCAGCAACAACATCAGAAACACCATCAAACCTAACAATAGCAACAACATCAGAAACACCATCAAAACCAGCAACAACATCAGAAACACCATCAAACCTAACAATAGCAACAACATCAGAAACACCATCAAAACCAGCAACAACATCAGAAACACCATCAAAACCAACATCAGCAACAACATCAGAAACACCATCAAAACCAACATCAGCAACAACACCAGAAACACCATCAAAACCAGCAACAACACCAGAAACACCATCAAAACCAGCAACAACACCAGAAACATCATCAAAACCAGCAACAACACCAGAAACACCATCAAAACCAGCAACACCACCGGCAACACCAATAAAACCAACAGCAGCAACACCACCGGCAAAATCATTAAaaccaacaacaccaccaccaccaaaaccACCAACAGCAACACCACAAGCAACAACACCAAAATCAACAATAGCAACACCATCAAaaccaacaacagcaacaacaccaAAGACATTCAAG ACTGTAGTTGCCAACAGCACTGGG AACTACCATGAGAGAATTTGTTCAAAGCTCATGGAGATATTCAATGCAACGATTAAGTGCAACATGGCTGGACATGAGACAGCTGGTGGTTATAAGTACGAGTCTGTCGTTATAAACG TTGTTGATCCATCATTGGAAACTAATGGTTCAATGGATTTCATG TCTGAAGATAACCAAAGGATACTGATAGCCATTCTGGCTTCGTGTGGTGCGCTGGCACTCATCCTTGTTGCGTTTGCAGCGTATTGCAGCTACCATCGATTATCCTACAGGAAGAACCAg CAACACCTGACTGAAGAGATGCACACGGTGGAGAACGGCTACCACGACAACCCCACGCTGGAGGTGATGGAGGTGCAGCCAGAGATGCAGGAGAAGAAGCTGGCACTGAATGGAGATTTTAACGACAGCTGGATTGTGCCCTTTGACAACCTCGCCAAAGACGACATACCTGATGAGGAGGACACACACCTGTAA
- the podxl gene encoding podocalyxin isoform X1: protein MCTKMQILWTILVLGSLLQGAYAESTNSTSPTVTNPSEIPSSSTLSETPTSQTDSVRIITGPTTSQQSSSQPITQPSVTSITTPLTTAITSTVEKSQMETVARDSTNSATITLIPSTNAPVSGTQSTAITTAPGSQGTPNTLFTNATTATPTVNGEGSSQPHNSGTPQTSAPVQVTIPTSTPPPTQTATPETPSNLTIATTSETPSKPATTSETPSNLTIATTSETPSKPATTSETPSNLTIATTSETPSKPATTSETPSKPTSATTSETPSKPTSATTPETPSKPATTPETPSKPATTPETSSKPATTPETPSKPATPPATPIKPTAATPPAKSLKPTTPPPPKPPTATPQATTPKSTIATPSKPTTATTPKTFKKTVVANSTGNYHERICSKLMEIFNATIKCNMAGHETAGGYKYESVVINVVDPSLETNGSMDFMSEDNQRILIAILASCGALALILVAFAAYCSYHRLSYRKNQQHLTEEMHTVENGYHDNPTLEVMEVQPEMQEKKLALNGDFNDSWIVPFDNLAKDDIPDEEDTHL, encoded by the exons GTTCTCTCCTCCAAGGTGCATATGCTGAATCCACCAACAGTACCAGCCCAACAGTAACGAACCCATCAGAGATTCCATCATCATCTACACTATCTGAAACACCAACATCCCAAACAGATTCTGTTAGAATCATTACAGGACCAACCACTAGTCAACAATCATCCTCCCAACCCATCACACAGCCGAGTGTGACCAGCATCACCACACCATTGACTACAGCAATTACAAGTACTGTTGAAAAAAGCCAAATGGAGACGGTTGCTAGAGACAGTACTAACTCTGCCACCATTACTCTCATTCCCAGTACCAATGCCCCTGTTTCAGGAACTCAGAGCACCGCTATTACCACTGCTCCAGGATCTCAGGGAACCCCTAACACACTTTTTACAAACGCTACAACAG CTACACCTACTGTAAATGGAGAAGGATCCTCCCAGCCCCATAATTCAGGAACACCCCAAACTTCAGCACCAGTTCAAGTAACAATAccaacatcaacaccaccaccaacacaaACAGCAACACCAGAAACACCATCAAACCTAACAATAGCAACAACATCAGAAACACCATCAAAACCAGCAACAACATCAGAAACACCATCAAACCTAACAATAGCAACAACATCAGAAACACCATCAAAACCAGCAACAACATCAGAAACACCATCAAACCTAACAATAGCAACAACATCAGAAACACCATCAAAACCAGCAACAACATCAGAAACACCATCAAAACCAACATCAGCAACAACATCAGAAACACCATCAAAACCAACATCAGCAACAACACCAGAAACACCATCAAAACCAGCAACAACACCAGAAACACCATCAAAACCAGCAACAACACCAGAAACATCATCAAAACCAGCAACAACACCAGAAACACCATCAAAACCAGCAACACCACCGGCAACACCAATAAAACCAACAGCAGCAACACCACCGGCAAAATCATTAAaaccaacaacaccaccaccaccaaaaccACCAACAGCAACACCACAAGCAACAACACCAAAATCAACAATAGCAACACCATCAAaaccaacaacagcaacaacaccaAAGACATTCAAG AAGACTGTAGTTGCCAACAGCACTGGG AACTACCATGAGAGAATTTGTTCAAAGCTCATGGAGATATTCAATGCAACGATTAAGTGCAACATGGCTGGACATGAGACAGCTGGTGGTTATAAGTACGAGTCTGTCGTTATAAACG TTGTTGATCCATCATTGGAAACTAATGGTTCAATGGATTTCATG TCTGAAGATAACCAAAGGATACTGATAGCCATTCTGGCTTCGTGTGGTGCGCTGGCACTCATCCTTGTTGCGTTTGCAGCGTATTGCAGCTACCATCGATTATCCTACAGGAAGAACCAg CAACACCTGACTGAAGAGATGCACACGGTGGAGAACGGCTACCACGACAACCCCACGCTGGAGGTGATGGAGGTGCAGCCAGAGATGCAGGAGAAGAAGCTGGCACTGAATGGAGATTTTAACGACAGCTGGATTGTGCCCTTTGACAACCTCGCCAAAGACGACATACCTGATGAGGAGGACACACACCTGTAA